GCCCCGAGGAAGCGCATGCCGTGTTGCTGGAAGGCGCGGCGAGTCTTGATCTTGCCGAAGGGCTTCAGCTTCGCCGCTCGCGCGTCATGGGCGCGTACCGCATCGAATTGGCCGGCTTTGGCGAGGCCATGCGCGAGCGGCTGCGGGCCTATGGCCTGTTCAGCGAGATCATCTCGTGGAAGCTGCGGTTTTTCGTGCCGGCGGACGCCAATGGCGTCGCGGTGCTCGGCAAGCTGCTCGAGACCTATCCGATCGAACGGGTCTGCGAACGTGAGGCGGCGTGATGTCGCGCCGCGAAGCTTCCGATCTTGCATGTCGCCTCGGTCAGAACGCCGAGACGGTATGCCGACATTATCTCAGCAACGGCCGCCGCCAGGGCAATTATTGGCTGGTCGGCGACGCACGCAACACTCCGGGCCGCTCGATGTTCGTGCGGCTCAGGGAAACGCGAAAAGGCCGCGCCGGAAAATGGCTCGACGCCGCCACGGGAGAAAATGGCGATCTGCTCGATGTCATTCGCGAAGTGTGCGGCCTGACCGGGTTCGACGATATCGCCGAGGAAGCACGGCGCTTCCTTGGTTTGCCGCACGTGGAGCAATTTAAGCTTGCGCCAAGAGGCGACAAAGCGCGATCAGGTTCAACCGAAGCCGCGCGGCGGTTATGGGCGATGTCCCAGCCGATCGCCGGCACCATCGCTGAGGCCTATTTGCGCCAACGCCGGATAGCTGTCGCCCGCGATTTGGCCAATCTGCGTTTCCATCCACACTGCTATTATCGACCGGAGGACCATGGCCCGACGCAGACATGGCCAGCCATGATCGCCGCCGTCACCGATCTTGCCGGGGCGGTCACCGGCGCGCAGCGCACCTGGCTTTCGCCTGACGGCTCGGGCAAGGCGCCGATCGGCACGCAGCGCAAAGCGATGGGCGACCTGCTCGGCCACGCGGTGCGTTTCGGTCGTCCGTCCGAAATCATGGCGGTGGGCGAAGGCATCGAAACCATGCTCTCCCTGAAATCCGCCCTGCCGCATATGCCGATGGCGGCGGCGCTCTCCGCTGCCCATCTCGCCGCCATCCTGTTCCCACCTTCCGTACGCCGTCTCTATATCGCCTGCGATAAGGATCCAGCTGGCGACGGGGCGCGCGAGCAGTTGATGCGACGCGCGAACCAGGCCGGAATCGAGGCGGTCGCGTTGACGCCGACGCTCGGCGACTTCAATGACGATCTGGTCGCCTTTGGCATTGTCGCGCTTCGGGCGCATGTGCGGGTGCAGCTCATGCCGGAGGACGTCGCGCGCTTCATGAGCCTTGCGGCATAGCCGGAAATGGGAGGAACACGAGACCTCGGAGCGTCGGCGCTTCGGTTGTGGCGCAGCCGTCGGAAAGAGCCGCGCCCGGGGCCTTCCAGAGGGGCGATCGGCCGGCAAACGGTCCGGACCGGCAATGGCTGCGACCGACGATTTTCTGCCGGCGCTGCGCGCCTTTGCATCGCGAAGCAAAATCGCCGGCCTTAGCCATCCTCCGCTGACGCTGCGGCCCTGCGCGTCGCTCCGGGTGCAGGTCCGGCCCGCCCGCCGGCTCCGGCGCCCAGGAAGGCCGCGACGGGCGCGGTCCAATCCGACGGAGCATCCCATGAACGAGCGCAACGCTTTCGAACCCCGGCATCATTCCTCTCCAACGGAGCATGTCCTGCAAGAGCTTCAGCTCTATGGCTTTCGCCCCTTTTCCGACGAGCCTGATCCGCGGCCCCTCCCCGAGGGCAATCGTGTCGCCGGCGCCATAGCTGACATTTTCGACGCCCTGATCGCGACGCTCTCCGACACGCGCCTCGAACCGGATCTCGACGATTTGCTCTGGTCAACAGTCAACCTGTTCCACCGCGCCTCCAGCCGGATCGAACGCGAACTCGACGATAACGAGCAGGCGCAACGCCGGTTACAAAAGGAACAGGATGGCAGCGAGGTCAAATCGGTCGAACTGGAGCGCCTGACGGCGGAAGGACAGACCTTGATCGAACGCCGCGACGCATTCGAACTGATGCGCGACCAGGCCGCGGAGCATTTCGAGCGGCAGACGGGCTCAAGCTGGCGGCCTCGCGCCGGCTCCATGGTCAATCATCGCAATCTCACCTCTGCCATGATCGACAGCCGCGAATTTCTCGCGGCGAAAAAACGCGCCGAGACGCAAGTGCTCATCCCAGCCGGTCCGAAAATCGCCTTCTCCGGCGGCGAGGCTGGCGATCACAATCTGATCTGGGCGAAACTGGATCAGGTCCACGCCAAACATCCCGACATGGTGCTGCTGCATGGCGGCTCGACGAAAGGCGCCGAGAAAATCGCCGCACGTTGGGCGGACCATCGCAAAGTGCAACAGATCGCCTTCAAGCCCGACTGGGCCAAACACGCCAAGGCGGCGCCCTTCAAGCGCAACGATCAGATGCTGAATGTGATGCCGATCGGCGTCATCATCGTCCCCGGCACGGGGATTCAGGACAATCTTGCCGACAAGGCGCGAAAGTTGGGCATTCCGGTCTATCGCTTTGAGAAAGGCGGCGCGTGATGCGTCGTTCGGCATGTCCCCGTCAGGCGCGATAGGCGCCCTGCCGGCAGCCTTCGGCGGAACGCGGAGGATGCACGAACAGACCGGGTTTGACCCATTGGAGACAATTGCAGAAGCAGCAGAGCGCCACTGAGCACGCGACCATGGCGCCCGTCTGTGCAGTCGTGATTCGCGGGCGGACCATGACGGCGTCAAAGGGAGGCACTTTGGGCTGGCGCTCGACTCCAGTCGAACAAGACGCCTTTCGCCGCAAGCTCCGCGTCATGGCGCTGGCTCCCTTGGACGTTGAATCCCAAGGTTACGCTAATTTGATCGAAATTTACGATTTCGGCAGATGCCGCGCCGACGATACCCTGCTAAACTTCGATCAAAGACAGAATTTTATTGTATCACCAATTATTGCGGCAACTCCTTCCCGTGGAGAAAGCCCCGCGAAATAAATGGTTTAGGGAGATACTCTCATGCAAGCAGTAGCTTTCGCCAACAA
This genomic interval from Candidatus Rhodoblastus alkanivorans contains the following:
- a CDS encoding DUF7146 domain-containing protein — its product is MSRREASDLACRLGQNAETVCRHYLSNGRRQGNYWLVGDARNTPGRSMFVRLRETRKGRAGKWLDAATGENGDLLDVIREVCGLTGFDDIAEEARRFLGLPHVEQFKLAPRGDKARSGSTEAARRLWAMSQPIAGTIAEAYLRQRRIAVARDLANLRFHPHCYYRPEDHGPTQTWPAMIAAVTDLAGAVTGAQRTWLSPDGSGKAPIGTQRKAMGDLLGHAVRFGRPSEIMAVGEGIETMLSLKSALPHMPMAAALSAAHLAAILFPPSVRRLYIACDKDPAGDGAREQLMRRANQAGIEAVALTPTLGDFNDDLVAFGIVALRAHVRVQLMPEDVARFMSLAA
- a CDS encoding DUF2493 domain-containing protein — translated: MNERNAFEPRHHSSPTEHVLQELQLYGFRPFSDEPDPRPLPEGNRVAGAIADIFDALIATLSDTRLEPDLDDLLWSTVNLFHRASSRIERELDDNEQAQRRLQKEQDGSEVKSVELERLTAEGQTLIERRDAFELMRDQAAEHFERQTGSSWRPRAGSMVNHRNLTSAMIDSREFLAAKKRAETQVLIPAGPKIAFSGGEAGDHNLIWAKLDQVHAKHPDMVLLHGGSTKGAEKIAARWADHRKVQQIAFKPDWAKHAKAAPFKRNDQMLNVMPIGVIIVPGTGIQDNLADKARKLGIPVYRFEKGGA